Proteins co-encoded in one Stomoxys calcitrans chromosome 5, idStoCalc2.1, whole genome shotgun sequence genomic window:
- the LOC106085323 gene encoding probable protein phosphatase CG10417 gives MGAYLSQPKTDKLSTDEFNNFLIVGASSMQGWRNSQEDAHNAILDFDEATAFFAVYDGHGGAEVSTYCADKLPNFLKALEAYKSGNIEQALKDAFLGFDKTLLDPAVIENLKVLAGEKNFVDGEDSDVMEDDDENLAELHEEGSLPLDEVMEKYKGHPSMPSLKKLKESGNGGSKPQSPYLRGRRAAAVIADAANRAELDPDSKPEGSSTSKAALAVLQDDGPSSSKSSSSLSANKVEAEEDSTVSSSSSSASKTNNTSNSANNAAEAEPSSSKTSNGKATESPDSSVVKENEQNGSVSSSETKTDLKTNEVSGSEPTSSDKEEQKQNGNVASSTKSPAKIDAANVSAISSTSKDQKDKKEINFVADDSNDEDEFDDEEEDLGEDDSTEEDEDADYDDDDEVEDEDEDGEEDEEDEESYLANEQFCANMIEEPGKDSGCTAVVGLLQGRDLYVANAGDSRCVVCRNGKAIEMSLDHKPEDDEESARIVKAGGRVTLDGRVNGGLNLSRALGDHAYKMTADLPAEEQMISALPDIKKLVISPEDEFMVLACDGIWNFMTSDEVVEFVRLRLKDENKKMSEICEELFDACLAPNTLGDGTGCDNMTAVIVRFKPSIQELPTKIDPNTTEDVLLLAKQSEVDTSSSPQKAQKRSASPTSDESNEAENQTKRLKTDNNKREGESSTTNNTSSSIATTTTSTTSKTASGDSGCTTSSTGEVDDGDAKMKEDDSSSAVESST, from the exons atgggagCTTACTTATCACAACCCAAAACGGATAAATTGTCCACAGATGAGTTCAATAATTTCTTGATTGTGGGAGCGAGTTCTATGCAAGGTTGGCGTAACAGTCAAGAG GATGCTCACAATGCGATTCTAGATTTCGATGAAGCCACTGCATTCTTTGCTGTGTATGATGGTCATGGTGGTGCTGAAGTATCCACATATTGTGCTGATAAATTACCTAATTTTCTAAAGGCATTAGAAGCCTATAAGAGCGGTAATATTGAACAGGCTCTAAAAGATGCCTTTTTAGGATTTGACAAGACACTTTTGGATCCTGCTGTTATTGAAAACCTAAAAGTCTTGGCTGGAGAAAAGAATTTTGTGGATGGTGAGGACAGCGATGTCATGGAGGATGATGATGAAAATTTAGCAGAATTACATGAAGAAGGTAGTTTACCCTTGGACGAGGTAATGGAAAAGTACAAAGGACATCCGTCCATGCCGTCGTtgaaaaaactaaaagaaagcGGAAATGGTGGTTCTAAGCCACAGTCACCGTATCTAAGAGGAAGACGAGCTGCAGCTGTCATTGCAGATGCGGCAAATAGAGCCGAATTGGACCCGGACTCGAAACCAGAAGGTTCATCAACATCTAAGGCAGCCTTAGCTGTTCTTCAAG ATGATGGACCAAGCTCTTCAAAATCATCGTCATCTTTGTCAGCGAATAAAGTTGAAGCTGAGGAGGATTCTACggtcagcagcagcagcagtagcgcCAGCAAAACTAATAACACAAGCAACTCTGCAAATAATGCTGCTGAGGCTGAGCCTTCATCTTCGAAAACATCGAATGGAAAAGCAACCGAGTCGCCAGATTCATCAGTTGTTAAAGAAAATGAACAAAACGGAAGTGTTTCCTCTTCTGAGACAAAAACAGATTTAAAAACTAATGAAGTATCGGGATCAGAACCTACTTCCAGCGACAAAGAGGAACAAAAGCAGAATGGAAATGTAGCATCTTCAACTAAATCACCTGCTAAAATTGATGCAGCCAATGTTTCAGCAATAAGTTCCACTAGCAAGGaccaaaaagataaaaaagaaattaacttTGTGGCGGATGATTCCAACGACGAAGATGAATTCGATG atgaaGAAGAAGATTTGGGCGAAGATGATAGCACAGAAGAAGATGAAGATGCCGattatgatgatgacgacgaagtAGAAGATGAAGATGAGGATGGAGAAGAAGATGAAGAGGACGAAGAATCGTATTTGGCTAATGAGCAGTTTTGTGCGAATATGATTGAGGAACCGGGTAAAGATAGTGGTTGCACTGCAGTAGTTGGTCTTCTGCAAGGTCGTGACTTGTATGTAGCCAACGCTGGTGACTCACGTTGCGTTGTTTGCCGTAATGGTAAAGCTATAGAAATGAGTTTGGATCATAAGCCGGAAGATGACGAGGAGTCGGCACGCATTGTTAAAGCTGGCGGACGCGTTACATTGGATGGTCGTGTCAATGGTGGTTTAAATCTTTCAAGGGCTTTGGGAGATCATGCTTATAAAATG ACTGCCGATTTGCCTGCTGAGGAACAAATGATTTCAGCATTGCCAGACATTAAAAAATTGGTTATATCACCGGAAGATGAATTCATGGTTTTAGCATGTGATGGCATTTGGAATTTTATGACAAGTGATGAGGTTGTCGAGTTTGTCCGCTTACGTCTTAaggatgaaaataaaaaaatgtccgAAATTTGCGAGGAACTCTTTGATGCTTGTTTAGCTCCAAACACTTTGGGAGATGGCACCGGCTGCGATAACATGACGGCTGTTATTGTGCGTTTTAAGCCATCAATTCAGGAATTACCTACAAAAATTGATCCTAATACAACAGAAGATGTGCTACTGCTCGCAAAACAAAGCGAAGTTGACACTTCTTCTTCGCCCCAGAAAGCGCAAAAACGATCTGCTTCACCCACCTCCGATGAATCCAATGAAGCCGAAAATCAAACGAAGCGCTTAAAGACTGACAATAACAAAAGAGAGGGCGAAAGCAGTACCACCAACAACACATCCTCTAGCATAGCAACAACCACCACCTCCACCACAAGTAAAACGGCATCTGGTGATAGTGGCTGCACAACTTCCTCAACCGGTGAGGTTGATGATGGTGATGCTAAAATGAAGGAAGACGATTCGTCGTCTGCCGTTGAGTCGTCAACGTAA